CAGGCCATTCATGGACCATGGGAGGCTGTTGCGCAAAACCATTGCTTTTGGTGTTGACCGGACTGGTGTTTGGAAATGTCGTATTCTGAAAAGAGAATGTAGTCTGGGCAGGAAGGCCGCCGGGGGTCTCTTGGTCATCATCTTGATCGAGTGTCGGTGGCACGCACTTCAGCTTCAGACGTACACACGCGCCGCAAGGCCATGGACCATTCTGAAGTGCGCCGTCACATCTGATTTTCCGCTTACGGCAGCCGTCACAAGCGCGCATAACTTTGAGGCGTTTGTGGCGGTTGTACTCGTCCACGAAGACATACTGTTTCGTGTGGCCAGTGAGCGGCGGCGCCGGCGCAGTCGTAGCGTGGTCCATCCGGATGAAAGAGCAGTATATGGAGGTGTTAGCTGATGCGCATCCGGGTGGTGAGTGTGGTGGTGGAAATCATCGGGGTTTTGATGGCGAAAGGATGATGAAGGCCGAGTGGTCCGGCGTGGTGACTTGCAGACGGCTCCTGGCTCCTGGCTCAGCGCGGCGACGAAGTCCGGTGCAGGTGTGGGTtgagtagtaggagtagtattTGCAGCAGTTGCGCCATCGTCGGAGGGATAGGTATACTGTAGTCTGTGCCGCAGCGCGAGGTGTGCGTGCGTGCGTATGGTGAGCAGGCCAAAAGTCTAGTCTACTCGACGTGACCTTGACCTTGGCCTGACGTTGACCTGTGGGGGGGGGGGACCTGCAGATCAACGCGTGTCCACTGAAGTTCCGCTAGCCACACGGAAGGCGAACAGCGATTTGCCCGGCTCCACTGGCCGCAGTGGTAATGCACACCTGCAGCAGGCCTGACGACGTTGACCTGCACCTGCACCTGCACCTGCACCTGCAGCTTCTCTGTGTCAATCTGCCGCTGCGGCGGCAAGGAAGAGTTGGGCGCCGTTCATTGACGCCAGTGTCCCGCAGGTTTGCTGCGCCCTCGCTATCGAGACACGGTAGCGTATGCTTATGCTAGCAACAGAAAAAATTAAAAATTGTCTTCTCCCAGTCAATCAATCCATATCGCCGTGACCCCTCCCTTTACGTTTAGGGCTTCGGCGCATCTGATTCTGACATCTCGATTCTCTCGCCTCTCGCCACAACCACAACCTTGGGCTGCACCCTCCCACCCACAACACACAGACATCTCACCAAAATCACTATCGTTACATTGTCTCCAACGCCCACTTGCGCCATGGACGCCGGCAAAGACAACGCCAACCCGACCATCCTCAACCCGGACGACATACCTCGCCGCACGCGGTCCACGCCATCGACGCTGACGAAGCATGCCATGTTCGACACCTTGGCACCGGCTTATCCCAGCCTTACAGACTCCGACACTCTGAACGACAGCCTATCGTCTTCAGAAGATGAGTCGGACCGCGAAGAAATTGACGAGCAAGAGGTCTACGATCTCATCTCCAACATCACCGACCCGGAACACCCGCTCTCCCTCGGCAGCTTGGGCGTGGTGAATCTGTCAGACATTGCCATAATCCCGCCCACCTCGCCAACATCCCGCATCAGCTCCGTGCGCGTGCTCATAACGCCCACAACATCCGCCTGCTCATTGACAACAGTCATTGGCCTGGGAGTCAAAGTCCGCCTAGTCAACGCCCTCCCACCCCGGATTCGCGTAGATGTGCGCATCAAGGAAGGAACCAGTTCTTCGGCAGACGAGGCCAACAAGCAACTTGGCGACAAGGAACGTGTCGCAGCCGCCATGGAGAACCGCAATCTAGTCAACATGGTCAACCACATGCTGTCCTCGTGCGAGTGACGAATTTTCATCTAACACACGAGCGAGGTGTGGGTTCCTGCATTAGCGCAGCAATCATCGCTACCTCCAACGGCTCTCATTGTACATGTGCTGTACGATGCACTTAAACGATGAGCACACCATCGGGTTATTACCTTCCAGTCCGGGAGAAAGACACCCCGCAAGCAAAGCAGATCATGCTACGGTACATGCAACATGCGTGCCCAACTCCACGAACAGATGTCACTCACCGACCAGGGATTGCGAGATGCACAACTCAAGCCGAGGCATTGCAAGCAGATCATTCGCACATGCAAATGGCACAGACGCACGGTACGGCACCGGCAACGGCGGAGGCAGGCCATCGTATTTCGATTCCCGGCTCACCACCCGCTTTCTGCTAAAGGTCGGCTCACTCAAAATCAAGAAAGCTGTCAGGCCACTTTGACGCGGGTCCCAATACCACCAAAGCGTGCAAAGCCCCTTGATTCAACCCAATAAATGCAAGCACACGCACAAGCACGCACTGCGTCACACACCTCGCTTACAAAGTTGGCATCCGCGACATGGGACATGGGCCACGGGCCACAATATTCCGACCAGTACCATGATGAAGTGACGTTAGCTTAAAGTTGCCGTCGAGGGCTTGTCAATCATTTGCATTGCTTCCATCACTCTTCCAGAAGAAAGCGTGGGAAAGGACAGGTCCGCAGCGGCCGCGCTCTGGCGACCCTCGCCCCTTCCCCTTCAGCCTAGTGCCATGTGCGGATAGACTATGATGATACGCCATGACTGCATTAACGCCTGCCAAACCCGGTCATGATCTGATTCCAGACACTCTTCAGACCCGAATGTGTCGCTTCAACAATAATGATGTCCTCCTGACGCTATGCATTGGGTCTCCGTTCCACTCTGCTGCAACGCTCCACACGCTAGAAAACACCAAGCTTCCGTCTATTGATGTGCCGTCGAGGGCACAGGCGGCAGAGGTCCCATCTGTCCAGGAGGCGGAAGTGGCTGATCAAGACGACTCGCCTGTCCGCCCTCTGCAGCCCTATAGACGCCCGCCCTACCGATATTCTGATCCGCCATGGCTTTGCTTGCGCCCTCGGGAGGCTGATACGCTGGTGGAGGTGCAGTATGTGGGTAATAAGCGGGAGGCGGAGCCGCGCCGTATGCGCCTGAAGCTTGTGGGTAGGATTGCATTGGGTAGCCTTCTTGCGGTTGGTAGTGGTATGGCTGTTGCTGCTGATAGTATGGGTTGTATTGCGGAGACCGCCTATAAGCGCGGCGGACCATCCATGCGTGGTAGGGTTTGGGTGGGAGGCCTTTTCGGATTCTGCGTTGCGCGTGGTAGTAGCCGCCGAGGAAGAAGAGGATGATGCCCCCGAAGAGGAGCACTATTACGGTGTAGCGCACTGCCATGCCCGTCTGAGTAACAAGTGTGTGAGCATTGGTTCAGCTTCCTGCAAGGCTGTATTGGTTTCTCGGCTTACCGGTGACCACCACCAGCTATTGTGGTCATCATACTCGTCGTTGTTGCTGAATGTGTCGGCATCCACATCATCGTACACTCCCGTCCCTCCCAACGTCTGATCTCCTGACTGCCGCTTCAGCAGCGTATGTGCCAGCAGCCTCGCTGCCATGGCGCAGTCGTTCTACCGTGTGGTATGTCGAAGCCCGTCTGTAACCGTCTACTTTTCGCACTACTGCAAGGTCGCGGCGATTTCCCTCTTTCTGTCGGCGTTCTGACAATGCAGTGTTTCGCCAAGTGATCGGCGCGGTACGTAACTCGGGATTGTGAATCGAGTAGATCGAAAGGGTGGTAGAATTACGAGAGCGAGTGAGGATTAGCCAGGTGGCCGTGTGTACGACAGTTGCAACAAAGGATTGTGGGAAGGGACGTGTGCGAATGCCACGGGGTGGTGCAAACTAAGGTTGGAAGTGAGGGCGATGCTTTCTGAGGCTTCATGCATGGCGGGCGGGACAGGAGTGTTTCACATCGTCTCCTAGCGTCGGTGCGGAGCGTCTTCGAAACATCACGAGACGCTCAGCATTTGCCATCTGTAGCCTTTGGCTGTTCGAGTACAAATTTCATACACAACCGTAATATAGAAGTCGAGACTCTTGCTGTCAGTCCTGAGAATAACATTATGGGCATGTTCGCCATGACATAGCATTGCATGGAGTCACAAGATCTAGCTCCACCAGCAAATGCACGATTTCGAGGTGAAGCCTGCCTCCACTCTCCGACAAAGCCACCCGTCGTCCGAACCTTCATCCAGCCCTCTTTCGCAACAGACTTTTGGCCACTGTGTTGAATCGTTTGACAGCATTGGCTTGTTGGCGAGCAGCGCCACGCACTCTGTGGCGTAAGACGATCTTGGGCAGACTCGCAGGGCAGCATGTGCATGTCACGTGATACTGTACTTCTGCACAAACATCCTTCTAGGTTTTTCCATGCATGCCATCCCTTGCCAGACATGCTCCGCCAGACGGGTACGGATACGGGCAGGAGATGTGTTGCACGGAAGCGTGTCCGGAAGGCGAGCGAGCGAGCGGTACAATGTATCTACCGGCATGAATTGATGCCTGATGCTGCAAGACGTGCCGAGGGAAACGCGGCCGTTGAAGCAGATACATCATACATTCTGCGAGTGATGGTTATCGACGTTATGCGGATGGAACATGTCCATACCGGCATCGAATATGCTTCAGCGGCACGGCATCTACAGGCTACTTCCTCGTTACAGGTACGAACCTCCCGAGAATTTTCCAGAGAAGTCAGAGGCTTTGTTGAGCATCTGTCTTTTCTGGGTAGAAGATATGCGACTCGAGCTGGCCATGTCCTTCTCACGGTCAAAGGCCCGTTTGCTCGGGTCGTCTTCAGCTTCGGCGCCTTTGCTCTTCTGGTGCTGTTCGAGAAGGGAGGGGCCACGAGCCGTTGTCTCCTGTGCCATGAAGTTAGTAGACGAATGCGCCAAGTAAGGCTGAGTACAGATCGTGGGAGATGAAGTCTTACCAGTTGCTCCTTGACTTTGCGATTCGTGGTGTCTTCCTTTGCGACTTTCGAGGTCTTGCCGGAGGCTGTGTTGGGTATAGGATTGGGCTTGGAGATGCCCATCATCTCGTCTTGTAGGCGTTTCTGCTTCTGCTCTGGGGTCTCATGCCACGTTGAGCTGTCGCCGTCCATGTTGTTTGGCCCTCTTGCGCCTTTGCCGGTGTTGAACTTGGTGGGCCGCTGCTTGGTAGGGTCTAGGCGAGCAGCAAGATCATCCTGCTTGGGCGGCATCATCATCCAGTCGTCTCTCTTCAGCTTCTCCTCTGATTGTGGCCCTGTTGTGCCTCCAGCCTGCGTGCCATCTTCTTCATCTTCGTGTGCTTGCGTGGTAGCACCGCCAGTAGGTAATGATGGGCCGAaaccgtcgtcgtcgtcacTGCTATCGTTGTCGTGGGCATTTGGTGGCTGTTCGGGTCTTTCGTCTATGGGTGCAGGAGGCATTGCAGGTCCCACTACTCGCCGTCGCTTTTCTGGCTCGTCTGGACTCGCCGATCGCTTTGCGCCGGAGGTTGTGGTAGATGcattctgttcctcttcctCTTGCTGCCGTTTGCGCTTGGCGAGGAGGTGTGGCGGAAGGTCCGCTCCTATGGCCGACATGTTGGTGATGTTCGGACGTGGTGATATGATTCATCTCGACGTTGAGGTGGAGCTTGACCAAGTGACGAAGCAGAAGCACGCGGCTTCGCGGCACGCATTCAAAGGTGGAACATCAACCACCCTCGATGTGCACGCAAGGACAGACAGTACAGCACGACGTCACGACCTTTACGACTCTCTCACGACCATTGCTCACAAGGCGGAGCAAACACAACAGTCGTCGTTCGACCTCCATCCCCATATCCCGCTGCCTGAAGCCCTCGAATCCTGCTGCTTCACAACTTGGCCACCAGAACGCAGTCGAAGCTTGACGCATTGAACCAGAGACTCAGTAAAGGTAGAGCGATGTGTGTGTCTACGAGAGACAGATGAGCTCCTCTCCCGGAGATGGCCACGAAGGCGGTAACAATGTGGATATGGAGACGGATGAACTGGCGCGAACATCGGAGGCGCGGATCGAGGACGAAAGAGCGGAAGAAGACGCAGACTATGGAGACTGTGAGGATGCCGCAGAGGGTGGTGCAGGAGATCCGGCTGAAGAGGAGCTTCTCCCCGAGGCTGGAGGCAATGGCAACAGCAGTTCCATATCAGAGGACATAGATGATCAGGACTTCCCACAACTCAGCAGAGAAGAGGGACAAGCTACGGGTAGTGTGAGCCCAGAAATCGACCTGGATGTGGGTCCATCCACGCCAACTCCAGTGAGCCCTCTGGCCAGTTGGCCGGACTCGGGCTCGATACCCGACGACACACTGTCTCAGCGAGGCTCTTTGGCATCCTCCCCCGGCCGGATCATGTCGTCAGGACCGCGGAAGACAGTGTCAAGAACGCCATCTGGGGCACTGCAGCCATTTGAGCGTAGATTCGAGACACGTCTGTCAGCATCGCCCGCCGGCTCACCCAGAGCCCAATCACCGGGCTTTCTTAGCCCACAGTCCAGACACATCTCCATCTCTTCGCAGCTATCTGGCGTTTCCTCACAGGACGGTGGCTCAGCGACCGACACCCCGCAAGCTCCATGGGAAGTAGTGCGGTGGAGGAAGTTGCGTAAAGTCACAGGTCAGGCGTTTTCGGAA
Above is a genomic segment from Fulvia fulva chromosome 3, complete sequence containing:
- a CDS encoding MIP18 family protein, yielding MDAGKDNANPTILNPDDIPRRTRSTPSTLTKHAMFDTLAPAYPSLTDSDTLNDSLSSSEDESDREEIDEQEVYDLISNITDPEHPLSLGSLGVVNLSDIAIIPPTSPTSRISSVRVLITPTTSACSLTTVIGLGVKVRLVNALPPRIRVDVRIKEGTSSSADEANKQLGDKERVAAAMENRNLVNMVNHMLSSCE